DNA sequence from the Cupriavidus sp. WKF15 genome:
CGGAGGGTGGCAAGTCGGACGCCTGGCGCTGGCCCGGCAGGCCGACAAAAGGGTTGGCCGGTACGCGGTCGAAGGCGCTACCGGGCTGGGCGCCGGTACCCGCCAGGCGGCCTTCAGCGGTGACGGCAGCGCGGAAGTATTCGGCCGCCTTGGCATTCTTGCCCTGAGCCTTGTAGAGTCGGCCAGCTGTCGTCAGTACGTTGACCGAGTCGGGGGCCTGCTGCAGCGCTGGTTGCAGCGCCCGTTCGGCCCAGTCGTATTCCCTGGCGGCCGTGGCAGTACCGATGGCGGCCAGGCGTAGGTCCAGATTGCGCGGATCCTTGGCAAGCACGCTTTCGTACAACGCCAGCGCCTTGCCATTCTCGCCGGCCTGCGCATACATGCGGGCGAGGCTGGCACGCACTGACGGATTGCCGCCGCGCTCGGAGAGTGCCACGGCCAGTGTGTCGTAGGCGGCCACGAGATCGCCGGCCGCCGTCAGGGCGTCGGCTTGCCGAACGATATAGGCAATGCGGATGTCGTCATAGCCGCGCCGCTGCTCGGACGTCATGTCCGCGTTTGCGAGTTGGCGCAACACGCCGGCCAACTCCATGTCTTGCTGCGTTTTGAGCAGGACAGCGGCGTACTGAAGCTGCATGCCAACGTCGGGTAGCCCCGCGCGGCGCATTGCGGCGCGCATCAGCGACAGGGCATGCGCGCTATTACCCGCGTCGGCATAGGCTAGCGCGAGCGCCCCTGTCAATTCGACGTCCTGCCCAGCATAGCGCTCGGCGTGTTGCAACACGCCAATGGCGGCGGGCTGCTGATCGGCTGCCGCAAGTTCGCTGGCGCGGCCAGCCTCGGCGTGGACCCACAGACGACGCTGAAGCTTGCCCATGTCGTTGCTGCGCTGATTGGCGGGAATGCGCTCGAGGAGGTCAAGTCCGCGCTGCCAGTCGTTCGATTCAGCAGCCGCGAGGGCGCTGGCAAACAGTGCGTCCGGCTCGCCTGGCGCGGACAACAACAGGTTGTCCATGACACCGCGGGCCTGGTCCTTCATGCCCATCGCGATGTAGTGGCGCGCGACTTCAAGCCTTACCCACGGATTCGTCGGGTCGTTAGCCATTGCGTCCTCGAGGAGCCGGCGCGCTCCGGCCGAATCCCCTTGCCGCATGGCCTCTTGCGCCTGTATGCGTGCCTGGTCGGCACGCATCCTGCCAAGTGGTGCGAGTTGTTCGCGCTGCACCGGCGTCATGCGCTCGACCAGGGCCAGCGCCTCAGTGTTCTTGTTCTGCGCGACCAGAACGTTGACAAGCCCGCGCATCGCGTCCGCATTGGCGGCCTGCGCCGTCAGTACGCGGCGGTAGGCAGCCTCCGCGGCCGCATATTGGCGGGCATCTGCCTGCAGGTCGGCCAGCGCCACCTGGGCGGTGATTTCATTCGGATCCAAACGCTGAGCTTGCTCGAGCAGGTGGCGCGCCTCGGTCGAGTTGCCCGATGAGCGCTGGGCGGCGGCACGCTGCACCAGCTGCCAGTAAGTGGCGCTATTGCTGGCTTGGCGGTAACGGTTACCCGCGCCGTGCCGCGACGCCTGCGCGAAATAGTCAACAGCCTCGGCGAATCGCTGTTGCTTCAGCCGCAGCACGCCCATCCCGCCCAGGGCATCGGCATCGTTGGGGCGTTGTGCGAGGGCGCTCTGAAAGTGGTCGGCAGCGCGCTCGAGTTCGCCCGCGTCGAGCGCGGCGAACCCCTGCTGTACGATGCCGCGCCCCGGATCTGTCGGCGCGGTGCTGTTTGCTGGCTTGGGTCGGGCATCCCCCAGCTTCGCGCGGATGGCGGCGTCGTCCGGATGCGTCGCCAGCCAGGCCTGGTAGAGCGGGGCATCGCTGGGGCGTGTACCGAGCCAGTCGAGTGCGCGGCGCCAGCTGTCGGTGGCTTCCTTGCCCACATCGGGTCGCGTGGCAAGGCTTTCGAGCCGGCGGATCCCTTCTTGCCGAGTGTTGTCCCGGTAGGTCAGGTGCTGCGCCAAGGCTAGCTGCGCGCGCGCATCGGACGGATTGGCGCGGGCGAGCCGCTCCAGGCCCGCGCGTGCTGGCGCCCAGCCTTGGGCAGTGCCACCAAGGGTCTGGTAATACTCGAGGGCAAGGTCGCCTTGGGGCGCCTTGCCGCCTGCGACCTGCTCGTAGCGCTTGATCGCCTGCTCGGCCTGTCCGCTTTGCGCCAGTTGGCGGGCCTGCTCGAGCTGTTGCTGCACGCCCGCTGAGCCGCCTTTGGCGATCTGGTCGCGAAGCTCACTGACAAGGGGCGAACCCGGCGCTGCCTTCTGGAGCCGTTCCAAATAGGTGCGGGCCGACTGCACCCGCCCCGCCTGGAGTTCGGCAATGCCCATTCCATACAAGGCGTCAGGCTGCCCCGGATTCAGGCGCAACAGCTTTCCCCATACCTCGGCTGCACGATCCTGGCGGCTGCGCGCTTGCCAATACCTGGCCTGATCGACGAGAGCCTTGGTGGCGTCGTCTTGCGCGCCGCTCGACGTGGTGAACCCGGTTAGCAACGCCAGCATCAGCGCCTGGCATTGCTCGCGCCGGCGCGAAGACAGGCGAATCGGGATTATTCGCGCGGGCATGCCTTGTCTCCGGTCTTGTCCTGCAACCACGCTAACTCCAGTTGTCCAGATGGGACGAAGTGATAGTAACCGTCGGCATGGCCGAGGCCGAACAGGCCGAGGACGGTGTCATAGTAGTTTTGCTTCGCGGCAGCATTTGTCACCAGGCCTTGTGCCCGACTACGCTGCGCAGCCGCTTCCGGCGATCCGGATGCAAGGAGAAATGGCACTAGCGCGGCCGAGAAACCGAGCGGTCCCTCGCCGCTGAATGCCCCGCTTACGGCGTGCATGTTCTCAGGCGGCGCGGACCGTCCATGCATCCGTTGGGCAACGGGGGCAAGCATTTTCATCAACTTGCGTGCAGCGGCGTCGCCCCCGGGGGTAATGCCAGCCCAGAGGTAGACGCGGACAGCATCGTAGCTACTGATGTCGCCGCTGTCCGGATCAATGATCCACTCGGGCGGCTCGCCTGGCCTGACGCGATAGGTCGACCAGTCAGGCACGATGCCATGCACGGCAACCGCCTCTATCAACTTGGGAACCTGTTCGGCCAGCGCGCCCCACGGGCCAGCGGGGTCGAAGGCGGCTAGCCGGCGCAGCAGCGGGACGGGCAGGTAGCTGGCATTGACGCGCCACTCGCGAGAGCCGTCCGCATTGGCCAGGACGAAACCTTGCGGGCCGGGCAACAGCATGGGACCGAAGCGGGGCAGCGTGACCACCTCGTACTTTGCCACCTGTCGCAGCAATGCGCGTGCGGCTTCAGCATAGGCCGGCGCGTTCCACACCCGCGCTGCTTCGGCAAGCGCATAGGCATACCAGAGATCCGCATCCGAGGCAGAGTTGGTATCGATCACGCCCCACGAGCCGTCATCGCGTCGGCCCCAGCGCCACGCGGGCAGCTTGTCGACGAGGGTGCCGCCGCCAAGATGGGCAACGCTCCATCGCCATGCCTTGTCAAACGTGGCGCGGTCGTTGGCGATCAAGGCAAACAGCATGGTGTAAGACTGGCCTTCAGATGTGCTGTGCTGCTCGCGCACGGACAGATCGATCACGCGCCCGTCGTCCTGCACGAAGCGGCTGAGAAACTGTTGGTAGAGAGGCCATGAACATGCGCGGCGCGGCGTTTGGGCGCCGGCGCCGGCCGGCAACAGCGGCGCCAGCGCGCCGACGACACTGAAGGCCCCTGCGCCGAGCAGCTTGCGACGGCGGAGATTCTGGCGTGAGCGTGTCATGCCTGACCTGCTTTGCGCCGTTTGGCGCGGCCGCGAAGCATCAGAAACAGCGTGGCGCCGAGCAGCGGCGTGGCGATAAGGAGCATCAAGACCATCGCATACGGCCGCTGCGAAAGCCACCAGTGGACGTATGTCCATGGATCAAGCCTGCCCACGTAGTAGCTCTGTTGCGCCGCGAGGCTGCTGACCGCCGTTCCGCGCACCAGCACAAGGCTGCCCTGTACCTTCGGCAGGCGATCGGCATCGAGCAGCATGTCAGTGGCGGTCAGCAATCCGCCTGGCGTATCACTGGTGATGGCGACGACGCTTCGACCGGCCGCCAGCGGCGACTCGAAGCCGGCAAGTGCCGCATCGGTGCCCGGGCTGCTGATCGACAGGCTGGCTTCGACAGGACGGTTACGGTTGCCATCGGCGCCATTCCACCAGCCCAGCAGGTCTGAATAGACCTCTGTCAATGTGAAATGCTTTCCCTCGCGAGCCAGCGACACCGGAATATGGTCGGCCCACTGCGACAGCAATGGCTGGTTCTGCGCGGTACCGATGACAAGCAAATCACGGTCCGCTGCCTGCTGCACGTCGGCCGGTGCGATGATCTTCACGCCGCTCGCCGGGTGGCCCGTCGATTCGCCCATACGACCCATCACGGTCAAGTAGGTTGAGTAGTCCTCTGCGGAAGGTTGTGACGGCAGCACAACCGCGGTTTCCGACAGATCCGCCATGCGCGTGAAAGGGAAACCGCTGTTGCCAAAGGCAGCCAGGTCGGGCAGAGCCATAAAGTGGGGCAGGCTGGAGATATCAATGGTCGAATCGGGATCGATCGCACCCTTGATATTGTCTACCAACGTGTCCTTGCATGCGCCTTGTTTCGGATAGTCGTAGTAATAGTGAAACTGCAGTTGCGACTGGGCTGGCACCATGAACAGCGGCAAGTGGAGCGTCTGCTGCTGCGGCACCGAGCCGTCCGGGAGTACGCGCGCGACCAGTTCGGACACCTTGCCGCCACTGTCCTTCAGCGAGCGCAGCGGGTAAGCGCGCAGGAACTGGCTATTGACGTTAATGTTGAGGGTCGACTTGTCTTGCGTCGGCCGCGGGGTGTAGCGGTAGCGCAGGTCGATGGGGATACCGCGCGAGCGCCAGCCGAAAAGATCGGGCGGCAGGCGGAAGCTGACGCGCACGAGGTCCGGCTGGTAGCCGGATACATTGAGTTGTTCCCCTGGTATCAGCTCTCCGAAGCGTACCGGGCGGTCGCTGCGCAACCAGTTCGGCGCGTCGTAGGGCTTTCGCGGCGCCACGTTATGCAGCCCGGTAATGGTGGCTCGCTGACCCGATAATGCCTTGGCCCCGAGCGCAAGGGCGCGTGCGGCGGTCTTCAGTTCTGCGCTGTCGCGGCCCATCACGAGAAGGAGCTTGCTGCCAGCGTCATTGGGATTGGGCACAATGGCAACCGTCGGACCGTCGAGCTGAGGCAGCCCGATCCCGGCCGGGCGCTCTTGCTGCGTGGCAAATACCACCCCGTTTCCGCTACCGGGCAACTCGTTGAGTGTCACGGGGAACGAGGCGCCACGGTATCCTGCCAGCCCGCCAAACCATGAAGAGACCGCGCCGGCCGCCTCAAGCGTGGCTGCAGACGGCGATCCGGCAAATATAAATGGCAGCCTCAGGCGCCCGATGTCGCGGCGATCGAAGAATGGCAGGGGCAGCAGGGCCAGGTCATTGGCAAGCGCCCCACGGGTTACGGTCAGTTCCAGCACGCTTGCGTTACTGACGGTCGCCCACAGGCTGGAATGGAAGGGATCTTCGCAGTCTGCGGTGTAGTGACCGATCAGTTGGAGATTGAGCCGGTTGAACTCCGTGATCAGTCGCGGCTCGAGGATCAGCTCTTTCTCCAGGAGACTGCCGCCTTGTTCTCGCGGCACGGGCACGGTTTGCGCGACCTCGCCGTTGATCATCACGTTGATGTGCGATAACTGGGGGAGCAGGGCGGGGGAGTAGCTATAGCGCAGCTTCAGTCTTGCGCCGGTGACCACCTCGTCCGCGCGCACCGAGAATGGCACGCCATTGATGCCGTCCACGCCGCGCAACTGAAGCGGTTGGTCCGCGCCGAGCTGCTTGAGCGTCATGGACACGATGCGGCTACCCGGACGAGCCGCCGGTGACACGGACACCACCGGCGGCAGGGCGGTCGTGCCCGCGGCTGCGCTGGCTGCGGGGCTACGCGACTGTGCCTGCGCGCTGGCGGCGGCACAAGCCGAGATCATCGAAATGACGCAACGGGCAAGCAGGCGGCGGACCGGAGTAGACGGCGTCATCATTCAGGGAAATTCCTTGCTGCCGGGAAGGGAAGGGTCGACACATTCAGTCGTAAGGTGTAGCACTGGGAAGCAATCCGGATACCGCGATACCGCCCTCAGCTACGGGCCATGCTCTTGCGATGTATGAGCCTGCGCAATTCGCGGCCGAGATGGAACGCCACGTTGCGAAAACCGAGGATACCGATCTGCATGATCTGGCGTAGCGCCAGTCTCGGCGCGTCGTGCCGCTTCGCGCCCCAAGAGGTGAGCCATGCATCGGCGCGGGAAAAAGTGCATTGGATAAAGGCCATTTCCTGCGCGACGGTCATATCCTCCAGCCTCAGGCCGGCATGGTCCTGGCCCCGAAATACCACCGTGGAATTGAATGCGTGTTCCGCGTTTTGCAGATAGAGCGAGATGCCGAGGCGCTGACCTATGTCCACTTTCACGTCATCGGGCAGGCGAATACCTAAACCACCTTCGGCAAAGTCCACGGTCTCGCAGACAATGCTGCGCCCGTCCGCGAACCGAAGCGTCGCCGGTAGCGTCATGGCCACCCGATGCGCCTCGCGTACCTGCCGCGACTCACTTGCCACGGCGATGGACGCGCCGATGATCATGAGGTTGTAGACCGTCCACAGCAAGTTCAGTATCACCGTGGTCTGCTCGTTCGGCATTCCGCTGCTGCCAAGGACAAGCCGGCCAATTCCCAGCGTCAGCCCCAGCAGGTTGAACGCCAGCAAGATCAAATACGGCCGCGAGATGATCCAGTCAAAGTAGGCTTCTTCGATTACCCCACCCTTGGGAGTCACGTTGAACTTGCCCGCAGCAGGGTTGATGAACGCGACAAGTGTCGGCCGCATGATGTACCACGCGAGCACGGACTCGTAGACCTCATTCCAGAAAGAATGCCGGAAGCGGCCCTGAATGCGAGAGTTGGTCATGTTTGCGTGGAGCAAATGAGGCAACGCAAAGATGGCAATACTCAGGGCCGGTGCATGGATCACGTGGGCGCCGAACAACAGGTAAGCCAATGGCGCCGTCAGGAACACGAGGCGTGGTAACCCATAGAAGAAATGCAACATCGCATTCAGATAGCAAAGCCGCTGTGGTAGCGACAGACCTGGCCCGAGAAGCGGGTTGTCAATCCGGCAGATCTGTGCCATGCCGCGCGCCCAGCGGATGCGTTGGCCGATGTGCCCCGACAGGCTTTCGGTAGCCAGCCCCGCGGCCTGCGGGATCGCGAGATAGGCGGTGCTGTACCCAAGACGGTGCAGCTTCAGCGCGGTATGGGCATCCTCGGTAACGGTCTCGACAGCGATACCGCCGACTTCCATCAGAGGCGCTCGCTTGATGAGCGCGCAAGAGCCGCAAAAGAATGTCGCGTCCCAGAAGTCATTCCCGTCCTGTACCAGGCCATAAAAGAGTTCACCCTCGTTGGGCACGTCCTGGAAGGTATCGAGGTTTTTCTCGAACGGATCGGGCGAAAAAAAATAGTGAGGCGTCTGCAGCATGGCAAGCTTGCGTTCCTTCAGGAACCAGCCCATGCAGACTTGCAGGAAGGACCGCGTCGGGATGTGGTCGCAGTCGAAGATGGCAATGTATTCGCCGGTGGTGTGCTCAAGCGCCGCGTTGATATTTCCGGCCTTGGCGTGGCGGTTGTTGTCGCGAGTGACATGCGTGACGCCGACGTTCTCGCAGAACTGCCGGAACTCGTCGCGTCGGCCGTCGTCGAGCACATAGACGTTGATCTTGTCGCGCGGCCAGTCCAGGGACATGGCGGCGAAGACAGTTGGCTTCACCACCGACAGGGGCTCGTTGTAGGTAGGGATGAAAATGTCCACCGTCGGCCAACTGGCGAGCTCGCGCGGCATGGGCATGGGTTTGCGCTGCAGTGGCCATGCGGTCTGGAAGTAACCCAGAACCAGTACCACGAAGGCATAGAGCTCCGCCGCCAGCAGGCCTGCGCCGAAAACAAGGTCAAACCAGGAATCGAACGCAGTGGTCTCGGTAATGCGCCAGTACATGTAGCGGGCACTGGCAGCCAGCGACAAGACAACTAGCATTAATGTGGCAAAGTGGCCCTTGTGCCGGGACAACACTACGGCCATTAAGTAGCACGACAGCGCAAAGCCGGCCTGCTGCCAGAAATCCAGGGGTACCGTCACGACGATTAGTGACAAAGCCAAACCAAGCAGGAGCGCGAAGGCACGCACAACGGGACTTCTCCACGCGGCCAGGTGCAGGAACCATCGGGCGAGTGGCGGGTGCTGCCGAGGTTCGGCAAGTTCGAACTCTTGGTCGACCTTGGCTGGTTTATCGGATTTCATTGGGGGCTCGTTGCCTTACCCAGCAAATGTTGTTGCAGCCAGCTTGCACAGCGACGAATGTCTTCGCCGGCCTGGCTGCGAGGGCTATGGTCGACAATGGTGCGGTCATTGGCCAGCGCCTCGGGAACTGCCTGATCCTCGTGGATGACACCAATGGCCCCCTCGCCAAGCTGATCGCGAAGGACCTGCACAACGTCCTTGCTCAGTTGACGAGCCATATCCACCTGGTTAATGACGAGGGCCTGGCCAAGATAGTCGGGTCGGCGCTCGCAGTAGGTTCGAATCAGGTTTTCCATCAAGGGCAGGGCAGCGTATGAAGCCGGATCTGCGAGCGTCATGACCAGGCAAACGTGCGCGCACGACAACGCCTGCCGCATATAGCATGACGGGCCCGGTGGCGTGTCGATGATGACAATGTCGTTTTCCGACAGTCCGAGCTGGTCGAGCTGCCTTTTCAGCCAGTTAGGGTGGGTGGCCAGATGTTGTTCAAAGACAGCGAGATCTGCATCGTTCAAGCCGCCGAACGGCATCACAAGTGCGCGTCTACGCGCCCAAATGCTTGTAATCCAGCTTTCACCGGCAAGCGTCGCACGCGCGTGGCCCGTAACGTCCTGTACAGGCATGCCAAAGTGCAAGCGCAGCATGTTCTGCGGGTCGAGATCAATGGCTAACACGCGCTGGCCGGTTTGCGCCAGCGCGTCTGCGAGATTGGCCGAGAGCGTGGTTTTACCTACGCCGCCCTTGGCGGAGACAACTGCGACGATTTTCAATGGCGGCTTAGCTGCGCTTTAAGCGGTCGAGAAAGGAACGGCGCGACGGACTGCGTTCCGGCTGGACCGACGACGCAGGCTGACCCTTGAGGCGCGCAAAAACTTCGACCAGCGGTGTCGCGCCAGCCGGTACCGATCGAAGGGATGCCACCGCGGGAGAATCGGCGGTCATCACCTGAGGAATTTGCCCCTGCGGCGGCCTTGCTGCTGAATCCCTCGGCGGCGGCGCCTCGGCCTCCTGCGGCACAGTGGAGGTCACAGCCGCAAGGTCCGGCGCCTGCACTGGGGGAACGGCTGTGCTCCGGTCCAACAGCCGCAGGGATGCCAGCAATGGCCAACGCTGCTGGGCATCCATGGCGGCGTCCTCGCGCACAATTTCCCGATACGTTGCCGAATCACCGCTGAAGCGGCTAAAAAGTTTCGAAAGATCGTCGGACTGGTTCATGGCAATAGCTCTCAGCTTGGCAGCAAGGACCTCGGCAATTGCGGCCGTATCAACGCCCGAAGCGGAAATCGATGCTTCCGGTCGCATCAAATCGCGACAACGCTTTCACTTTCAGAGTGTCGGACGAACCAAGTGACTGGAACCAGTGCTGGTAGGCGCCTTGCAAGAAAACGGCCGCCCAGTGCACCGTGCCGTTTTGTGCCGAGGACAGCGGCGCGCAGTAGTGACGTATCAGGAGCGCCTCCCCGGCGTCATGAATGCTGGTCCACCCCCAATCAATGTCCAGCCAGATTTGGGCGATGGCGCGCTCCAGTTCTTCCAAGGTGACGCAGGACCCCGGGGAGAATTGAGCCGCAAAGCGGCCACCGACGCTAGTCATGAGCGCAAGCATGCCTTCCTCGCCGAGCTGCTCCGAAAGCTCGGCAGACAGGGCCTCAAGAAAATCCCGCCATTGCGTCGAGCAGTGCCGTTCAGAGAGGTATTGCAGTGCGGCGTCATCCACCATGGCTAACCCAATCACTCATTTGTTAAGCGCCTAAACGGTCTCTGACGGACAAGGTCGGCGCACGGGATCCATACACGTTTGGGGGCCAGCGAGGTCAACCCTGCTGCTTCCCTGGGCTCACGATTCCACACACTCGGTCCGGATTGTCATCTTTGGTTGCGTGTCCGATGCCGCTGCGCGGCCAGGCAACTGGTCGTGAAATCGCTGGCACTCCGCGTGGGCGTCATAACTGACTGGCAACACCGCCTCGTCCACATCTGTGCGATCGGGAGTCTTTGCCTCGAGACGGACATAGATCTGGCGCGAAATGATCGCCGCCACCACGACGAGGATCCCCGCGACGAGCAGTTTCAAGGCTAGCTTGCGCAGATACGGCCATTGCATGTCGGGACAATGATTCTCTAATCATTCATGGCTGTGCAGCCGGCAAATGCTGGCTTCAATCCGATCGCACGTTGCCACTATTTGACGTCGGGTTTATGGAAAAGAAAGAGGGTGTAGGCGAAAACGGGGACGACCGCCTGCACCTTTGGATTGGCAGCAGGGTCAGTCAGTCGGAGTTGCCGCCCGCCATTGTGCTGCATAGCGGGATCGGCAGTACCCCCTAAGAGTTGGGACAAATACTTCGAGGAAGACCCGCTGAGTTCAGAAGCGAACCGTGGAGCCCTTATGGTGGTGGAAGAGGTTGGGGGGCTCCCACCCGGACTCTCTCGAAGAGCCTCGTCAGGCAATCACGCAGTCAGCCAGCTGATGATCGCGCGTCTCCAGGTAGCTGCGGAAGTGCGCGCCAATTTCGGGGTGCTTGAACGCATACTCGACCGTCGCCTTCAGATAGCCCAGCTTGCTGCCGCAGTCGTAGCGCGTGCCTTGGTAACGGTAGGCCAGCACCTGTTCCTGGCTGAGCAGCGACTGGATCCCGTCAGTCAGCTGGAACTCACCGCCCGCGCCCGGCTTGAGGTCGCGCAGGTGGTCGAAGATGCGCGGGGTCAGGATATAGCGACCGACCACGCCCAGGTTCGACGGCGCCTTCTCCGGCGCCGGCTTCTCGATGATGTCCGACACCTTGATCACGCCTTCGCTCCACTCGCGGCCATCGATCACGCCGTAGGAACGGCTCTGTTCAGGGGTGATTTCCTCGACGCCAAGTATCGAGCAGTTGTAGTGGTTGTAGGCATCCACCATCTGCTTCATCACGGGCGGAGTGCCATCGATCAGGTCATCGGCAAGCATGATGGCGAATGGAGTGTTGCCGACTAGCTTGGCCGCGCAAAGCACGGCGTGGCCAAGGCCAAGCGCCTCGGGTTGGCGCACGTAGTAGCAGTCGACGTTGGCCGGCTTGATCGAGCGCACCACGTCCAGGAGCGCTTGCTTGTTCTTGGCTTCCAGCTCCACCTCCAGTTCGAAGGCCTTGTCGAAATGGTCCTCGATGGCGCGCTTGGATCGGCCGGTGACGAAGATCATCTCGGTGATGCCGGCAGCCATGGCTTCTTCCACCGCGTACTGGATCAGCGGCTTGTCGACCACCGGCAGCATTTCCTTGGGGCTCGCCTTAGTGGCCGGCAGGAAGCGGGTGCCAAGACCCGCGACCGGGAAGACGGCCTTGGTAACACGACTGCCCATATTGTGTTTTCCTTTGCGAATGTTTGATGAAATTGCGAAATTCTTTGAGTCGGAATTATGTCCGACGTAACCGAACTACGGAGGCGGGGTGTCCAAAACCGCGAATGTTTCGCTAATGCACATCGGAAAGGTCAATGACTTTCATGTAGCGATATCTCATATCCGCGCGGATTCAGAGTACGGACGAAGAAAGAGGGTGTAGGCGCGCAGGGTGAGCGCCTACACCCTTTAAGCGGTAACGGGGAGCTACCACGCTAAATTGTGTGGCATCGCAGCATGAGGGGTACCCCTCATCCGTTGGGATAGCACGAATATCGTTGCCAGCGCGTTTCGCTGTGGAACACGCCCAGCGCTACGCTTGGGGCACCGATCAGGAGGTCCTGGCCCAGATCGCCAAGGTCATCAGAAGGCCGCAATGGAAGCAAGTAACCTTCGACCCCGGCTGTTTGTCTTCAGAAATTTCCCCCCTTAAGCGTGGGCCCACCAACGCGGGGTAAGACTAGATTGGATCCTCATCAATAATTGCCCCCGGCAATCTGACCCTTTGCCATTCCCGGTTAGGGTGTAGACACTCCCTTCGTCTACACCCTACTTTTTTTTTGAGCCTGTGCGTCGAGGGACACAGTGAGAAGAAGCTAGCGGATATAGATCTGCTTCAGAAACCCGGGAAGCGAGGCTAGGTTAGCTCAAACTTCAGCTCGGAAAATCGAGCGGAAACAAACGGACTCGAGCACAACGGGACGGGCAATGACATGACAAGCTTTCCCACGCTCAAAGGAGCCAGTGATCTCGTTTCGGCTCGCTGTGCGATACCCCTACTTCTTTCGGGTCCACTCTTAAGAGGGGATAGAAAACTCGCTAAAAACGCCTTCTTCGCCTTGAAGACGTAGCCATTGGAGCCATACACTTCGCCGGTCATTCGCGAAATGCCGCAGTGCAAAAAGAGCGCGCAATCGCGCCCGGCAACAAGAAGCCATACCGCCAGGTTCAAATCCGTGGGCAGCGCAAACAAGCGGAAAGGCACCAGCGTGTGCCATATCGAACAAGCGGAATCACCGCTACACAGCACGCCGTGGAGGCGGCGGGCATGCGGTTTCTTACACAAGGGAATATCAAGACGTGCTAAAGCTTTCAAGCAGGCAGATATTTGGCAAGGCGCTAATGTATCTGGGTATCGTTCCGTTGCTGGCTTCCTGCGCACTTGCGCCAGGGATGCGGTTCGACCCGCAGCGTCCGCTCGATCCGGAGGATCCGCAATCGGTGCCGAAGATCACGCAGATCACCCCGACGCTGGTGCGTACGCTAAAGGCACAGACGCAGCCAGCGAACGCTGGGGTAGAGGAGCTGTTCGCTGATCCGAAGGCCTATACGATTGGCGTGGGTGACATTCTCTCGATCGTTGTGTGGGATCACCCCGAACTGGTGTTCCCTACGCAGACCTACTCGATTGGCACGGCATACGAGATCCCGAACTACAGCGGTGCGGCTAACGTGCCCGGCTACGTCGTCAGCCCAGCTGGCACCATCCAGTTTCCGTATGCCGGTGTGGTCAAGGTTCTTGACCGCACGCCGGACGACGTCCGCGGACAACTGAGTACCCAGCTCAAGCCTGTGGTCAACATGCCGCAGCTCACCGTGCG
Encoded proteins:
- the galU gene encoding UTP--glucose-1-phosphate uridylyltransferase GalU, translating into MGSRVTKAVFPVAGLGTRFLPATKASPKEMLPVVDKPLIQYAVEEAMAAGITEMIFVTGRSKRAIEDHFDKAFELEVELEAKNKQALLDVVRSIKPANVDCYYVRQPEALGLGHAVLCAAKLVGNTPFAIMLADDLIDGTPPVMKQMVDAYNHYNCSILGVEEITPEQSRSYGVIDGREWSEGVIKVSDIIEKPAPEKAPSNLGVVGRYILTPRIFDHLRDLKPGAGGEFQLTDGIQSLLSQEQVLAYRYQGTRYDCGSKLGYLKATVEYAFKHPEIGAHFRSYLETRDHQLADCVIA